Proteins from a genomic interval of Acinonyx jubatus isolate Ajub_Pintada_27869175 chromosome B4, VMU_Ajub_asm_v1.0, whole genome shotgun sequence:
- the LOC106981322 gene encoding 40S ribosomal protein S15a-like has product MGTEAPQYRHKFQRYSQGYFRRCWQISRNVENSRGQGVPWATLRMYVQSVQQNEPSFCATILVLMKVLADALKSINNAAKRSKGQLIRPFSKIVIRFMTVMIKHGYIGLFEITADHRAGKMVVNLMSRLNKCGTISPRFRVQLKDLEKWQNNLLPSSQFGFMGLTTSAGIMDHEGVRSMHRGGKILRFFS; this is encoded by the exons ATGGGCACAGAGGCTCCCCAATATCGGCACAAATTCCAGAGATACAGCCAAGGCTACTTTAGACGTTGCTGGCAAATCAGCAGAAATGTGGAGAACTCCAGAGGCCAGGGAGTTCCCTGGGCCACCTTAAGGATG TATGTACAGAGTGTTCAACAAAACGAGCCATCTTTCTGTGCCACCATATTGGTACTCATGAAGGTTTTGGCAGATGCTCTAAAGAGTATTAACAACGCTGCAAAGAGAAGCAAAGGCCAACTTATTAGGCCATTCTCCAAAATTGTCATCCGGTTTATGACTGTGATGATTAAGCACGGTTACATTGGTTTATTTGAAATCACTGCTGATCACAGAGCTGGGAAAATGGTTGTGAACCTCATGAGCCGATTAAACAAGTGTGGCACGATCAGCCCCAGATTTCGTGTACAACtcaaagatctagaaaaatggcagaataatCTGCTCCCATCCAGCCAATTTGGTTTCATGGGACTGACAACCTCAGCTGGCATCATGGACCATGAAGGAGTAAGATCAATgcacagagggggaaaaatcctGAGATTCTTTTCCTAG